One genomic region from Solwaraspora sp. WMMD792 encodes:
- a CDS encoding Fur family transcriptional regulator: MTSDLEAQLRAASLRVTRPRLAVLAALRDRPHVDTDTVLDLVRADHPTVSHQAVYDVLRVLTDAGLVRRIQPAGATARYERRVGDNHHHVVCRSCGVIADVDCATGSAPCLTASDDHGFTVDEAEVVYWGTCPGCATDNATSLSANPEGN; the protein is encoded by the coding sequence GTGACATCCGACCTCGAGGCGCAGTTGAGGGCGGCCTCGTTGCGGGTGACCCGGCCGAGGCTGGCAGTCCTCGCGGCGCTACGCGACCGCCCGCACGTCGACACCGACACGGTGCTCGACCTGGTGCGCGCCGACCACCCCACGGTGTCCCACCAGGCGGTCTACGATGTGCTGCGGGTTCTCACCGACGCCGGGCTGGTGCGGCGCATCCAGCCGGCCGGCGCGACCGCCCGCTACGAGCGGCGGGTCGGGGACAACCACCACCACGTCGTCTGCCGCTCCTGCGGCGTGATCGCCGACGTCGACTGCGCCACCGGATCCGCCCCCTGTCTCACCGCCTCCGACGACCACGGTTTCACGGTCGACGAGGCGGAGGTCGTCTACTGGGGCACCTGTCCCGGCTGTGCGACCGACAACGCCACTTCGTTATCGGCCAATCCGGAAGGGAACTGA
- a CDS encoding tetrahydrofolate dehydrogenase/cyclohydrolase catalytic domain-containing protein, with amino-acid sequence MPADARLLPGAPVAEAVLADVTRRVAALRARGVTPSLATILVGDDDASAGYIRLKQRQAAELGFDSPHRHLPADATQDDLLKVIAGFNADRRVHAVLIQYPIPGHLDYDAALQSLDPDKDVDGMHPLNMGRLAVGLPGPVPCTPAGIEALLDHHRVPIAGREVVILGRGATLGRPLAMLLAQKRPTANAAVTVVHTGVADWPRYTRRAEILIAAAGVPGIIQPEHVRPGAVVIGAGVRYAGRRLLPDVDEACAEVAAAITPRVGGVGPTTVAMLFRNAVHSAERATR; translated from the coding sequence ATGCCTGCGGATGCTCGACTGCTGCCCGGCGCGCCGGTAGCCGAAGCCGTACTCGCCGATGTCACCCGGCGGGTGGCCGCCCTGCGTGCACGCGGTGTCACGCCCAGCCTCGCCACCATCCTGGTCGGCGACGACGACGCCAGCGCCGGCTACATCCGCCTCAAACAGCGACAGGCCGCCGAGTTGGGCTTCGACTCGCCGCACCGGCATCTGCCCGCCGACGCCACCCAGGACGACCTGCTCAAGGTGATCGCCGGGTTCAACGCCGACCGCCGGGTGCACGCCGTCCTGATCCAGTACCCGATCCCGGGCCACCTCGACTACGACGCCGCCCTGCAGAGCCTCGACCCGGACAAGGACGTCGACGGGATGCACCCGCTCAACATGGGTCGCCTCGCCGTCGGCCTGCCGGGACCTGTGCCGTGTACTCCGGCCGGGATCGAGGCGCTGCTGGACCATCACCGGGTCCCAATCGCCGGCCGGGAGGTGGTCATCCTCGGCCGTGGCGCCACCCTCGGCCGACCGTTGGCGATGCTGCTGGCCCAGAAACGTCCCACCGCCAACGCCGCAGTGACCGTGGTCCACACCGGAGTCGCCGACTGGCCCCGCTACACCCGGCGCGCCGAGATCCTGATCGCGGCGGCCGGCGTACCCGGCATCATTCAGCCCGAGCACGTCCGGCCCGGAGCGGTGGTGATCGGCGCCGGTGTCCGCTACGCCGGCCGCCGCCTCCTGCCCGACGTCGACGAAGCCTGCGCCGAGGTGGCAGCGGCGATCACCCCGCGCGTCGGCGGCGTCGGACCGACCACCGTCGCCATGCTGTTCCGCAACGCCGTACACAGCGCCGAACGCGCGACCAGGTAG
- a CDS encoding ADP-ribosylglycohydrolase family protein yields MTMLDLCYDSLDGLSVGDALGAQFLVPGTSLAALLDGDPPAGPWPWTDDTEMACSIVAELRERDGINQDSLAARFAERFEPYRGYGAGAVVLLRQVRQGVAWRDAAGAAFDGQGSMGNGAAMRVAPLGAFHAGDNRTAARQAWRSAEVTHAHPEAILGAVAVAVAAAEAGWSRLTRSRPEPAELLDVVLAHLIDGRLMSGIVRARRLLGVGVAEAAYELGNGAQVLAFDTVPFALWVAATRLDDYPAAIHACVEAGGDVDTTAAIVGGIVAAYTGSGPGGVPAQWLARREPLPDDVRPTR; encoded by the coding sequence ATGACGATGCTCGACCTCTGCTACGACAGTCTTGACGGGCTTTCCGTCGGTGATGCTCTCGGCGCCCAGTTCCTCGTCCCCGGCACCAGCCTTGCCGCGTTGCTCGACGGGGACCCGCCGGCCGGGCCGTGGCCGTGGACCGACGACACCGAGATGGCCTGCTCGATCGTCGCCGAATTGCGCGAGCGCGACGGCATCAACCAGGACAGCCTGGCAGCCCGGTTCGCCGAGCGCTTCGAGCCGTACCGTGGCTACGGTGCCGGTGCGGTGGTCCTGCTGCGCCAGGTCCGGCAGGGCGTCGCCTGGCGGGACGCGGCCGGTGCGGCGTTCGACGGCCAGGGGTCGATGGGCAACGGCGCCGCGATGCGGGTCGCCCCGCTCGGCGCGTTCCACGCGGGCGACAACCGTACCGCCGCCCGGCAGGCCTGGCGTTCGGCGGAGGTCACCCACGCCCACCCCGAGGCGATCCTGGGTGCGGTCGCCGTCGCCGTCGCGGCGGCGGAAGCCGGCTGGTCCCGGCTGACCCGGTCCCGGCCCGAGCCGGCCGAACTGCTCGACGTGGTGCTGGCCCACCTGATCGACGGCCGACTGATGTCCGGCATCGTCCGGGCCAGGCGGTTGCTGGGGGTCGGCGTCGCCGAAGCGGCGTACGAGTTGGGCAACGGCGCGCAGGTGCTGGCCTTCGACACCGTCCCGTTCGCACTGTGGGTCGCCGCGACCCGACTCGACGACTACCCGGCGGCGATTCACGCCTGTGTCGAGGCCGGCGGTGACGTCGACACCACCGCGGCGATCGTCGGCGGCATCGTGGCCGCGTACACCGGCTCCGGACCGGGTGGAGTCCCGGCGCAGTGGTTGGCCCGCCGTGAGCCGCTCCCCGACGACGTACGCCCGACCCGGTAG
- a CDS encoding DUF6596 domain-containing protein, translated as MNESLLRELVPAVIGVLVRRGADFAAAEDAVQDALVEAVRGWSDDPPRDPKGWLVTVAWRRFLDALRADTSRRRREELVEAEPMPGQGTAVDDTLALYFLCAHPALTSASAVALTLRAVGGLTTRQIAQAYLVPEATMAQRISRAKRTVAGVRFDQPGDVATVLRVLYLVFNEGYSGDVDLAAEAIRLTRQLATMIDHEEVAGLLALMLLHHARRPARTGPDGRLVPLAEQDRSRWDTVLIAEGIDVLQTALTRDRLGEFQAQAAIAALHADARTVEETDWVQIVEWYDELVRRTDSPVARLNRAVALGEADGARAGLAALADLDPALPRYAAVAAHLHERDGDPVTAARLYAQAARSAPNLPERDHLTRQAARLNTQLRS; from the coding sequence GTGAACGAGTCACTGCTGCGGGAGCTGGTGCCCGCGGTGATCGGTGTTCTCGTCCGTCGCGGAGCCGACTTCGCGGCGGCCGAGGACGCCGTGCAGGACGCCCTGGTCGAGGCGGTACGCGGATGGTCGGACGACCCACCACGCGACCCCAAGGGCTGGCTGGTAACGGTGGCCTGGCGCAGGTTCCTCGACGCGCTACGGGCCGACACCTCCCGGCGGCGGCGGGAGGAGCTGGTCGAAGCCGAACCGATGCCCGGGCAGGGCACCGCAGTGGACGACACGCTGGCGCTGTACTTCCTGTGCGCGCATCCGGCCCTGACCTCGGCCTCGGCGGTCGCGCTCACACTGCGGGCGGTCGGCGGCCTGACCACGCGGCAGATCGCGCAGGCATACCTGGTGCCGGAGGCGACCATGGCCCAGCGGATCAGCAGGGCCAAACGGACCGTCGCCGGCGTCCGGTTCGACCAGCCCGGTGACGTCGCCACCGTGCTTCGCGTGCTCTACCTGGTCTTCAACGAGGGCTACTCCGGCGACGTCGACTTAGCCGCCGAGGCGATTCGGCTCACCCGCCAGCTGGCGACCATGATCGACCACGAGGAGGTCGCCGGCCTGCTGGCGCTCATGCTGCTGCACCACGCCCGGCGTCCGGCACGGACCGGCCCCGACGGCCGGCTCGTGCCGCTCGCCGAGCAGGACCGCAGCCGGTGGGACACCGTACTCATCGCCGAGGGCATCGACGTGCTCCAGACCGCGCTCACCCGCGACCGGCTGGGCGAGTTTCAGGCCCAGGCGGCCATCGCCGCGCTGCACGCCGACGCCCGGACCGTCGAGGAGACCGACTGGGTGCAGATCGTCGAGTGGTACGACGAACTGGTGCGCCGCACCGACAGCCCGGTGGCCCGACTCAACCGGGCCGTCGCGCTCGGCGAGGCAGACGGTGCGCGAGCTGGTCTGGCTGCCCTGGCAGACCTCGACCCGGCCCTGCCTCGGTACGCCGCCGTCGCGGCGCACCTGCACGAGCGCGACGGTGATCCGGTGACCGCGGCCCGGCTCTACGCGCAGGCCGCCCGGTCAGCGCCCAACCTGCCCGAGCGCGACCACCTCACGCGACAGGCCGCCCGGCTCAACACACAGCTGCGGAGTTGA
- a CDS encoding YciI family protein, which translates to MAKYLLLKHYRGAPAAVNDAPMDQWTPEEVTAHIQYMRDFATRLEGTGEYVGEQALSPEGTFVRYDGEGRPPVTDGPFAETKDLVAGWMVIDVETYERAIELAGELSAAPGAGGKPIHEWLEVRPAYGEQPTATE; encoded by the coding sequence ATGGCCAAGTACCTGCTGCTCAAGCACTACCGGGGCGCGCCGGCGGCGGTCAACGACGCACCGATGGATCAATGGACGCCGGAGGAGGTCACGGCCCACATCCAGTACATGCGTGACTTCGCCACCCGGCTGGAGGGCACCGGCGAGTACGTCGGCGAGCAGGCGCTCTCCCCGGAGGGCACGTTCGTCCGGTACGACGGTGAGGGGCGGCCGCCGGTCACCGACGGGCCGTTCGCCGAGACCAAGGACCTGGTCGCTGGATGGATGGTGATCGACGTCGAGACCTACGAGCGCGCGATCGAGCTCGCCGGTGAGCTGTCCGCGGCTCCCGGTGCGGGTGGCAAGCCGATCCACGAATGGCTCGAGGTGCGTCCGGCCTACGGCGAGCAGCCCACGGCCACCGAGTGA